CGAATTTCTGAGTCTAATATGCAGTGCGCTTTCTCTCACTTCACTGGAATTAATATGACATGCCATATTGTGTTTATACCTCGTATGTGTTGGTGACGAGAAAAGGTGATGCATATTACGGGAGGCTGGGTTGGTTTCTTTATGTACTGAATTGTGTGGCCATCAGCCATAGCCCCCCCGCACAGTGCGGTGCGGTGCTGCGGACCTGCCCTCGCTGAGCTTGCGGTGTTGTGATCGCAGCGCACGGCCTGGGCTTTTGGACGGACCGCTCGGAGGTGCATGAGGCCGCCGCGCAAGGCCGCGCCCTGCAGCTGCAGCGGCTGATCGAGAGCGGGGCGTCCGTCAACATCGTGGCCGTGGACTCCATCACCCCCCTCCACGAGGCGTGCATACAGGGGCAGACGCAGTGTGTCAGACTGCTGCTGGATGCGGGAGCGCaggtgagaggaaaaacagggcAACACACCTGTGAGGGACAGGACTGCAGCCCAAGTGCTGAGAGTCTTCAAAAtaaacgtaatgtaatgtagtgcacAGCTAAACAGAGCCTCATGTTTTGTGCACAGGTGAGAAAAGCAGAACCACATCTCTGGAGCACAAAAAATAAGCAGGGTTGGGCCCAGTGTGTCAAATTATTTCTTGATACGAGTTCACAggtatttgtgatttttttgtattggaGCTGAATCACAGCCACAACTGGACCAGATTGGAATTAGATCCAGCCAGAAGGTAGAGAATGTCAGTAGATCTTTGTGAAACATTGCTCTGGTcctgtttgtaatgtaatgcagattGTTCACCAGTTGTGACGAATCTTAGGTCCTAGCCTACAGGGCAGCAAACTGGGTACCTCCTACTTTGTCTATCACCAAACCATACACTATTGCCAGACCACTCTGCTCCGCAACCTCTGATCACCTTGCCATCCCTCACTGAAAGGGTCTGTCTTCTCGGTCATGTCTCTTCTGCACTCTGGCcctccagtggtggaatgagctccccacaCCAGTCAGAACTGCTTGGCACTGCCTGGCAGAATACTATACATTATGTAAGGACTCCTACTGTCAGTTCCGATGATTTAGCatcatctctgctcttagcctaaccttTTTATATGCACtgttgtaagtcactctggataagagagctTGTTACAGGATACCTGATAAGGGAGCCTGCTACAATAATAGACTACAGCAGGTGCATGTAGTTAGTGTTGATGAATTAATTTAAAGTCAAGGCTCCAGTGGATTCCACATTTGTCAGGCTAATGTGCAATgcactgaatgtgaatgtgagtgagACCGCGTGCTTCGCTACCCTCGCCGCTGCAGGTGGATGCGCGGAATATTGACGGGAGCACACCGCTGTGCGACGCCTGCGCGGCGGGGAGCCTGGAGTGCgtgaagctgctgctggaccGCGGCGCCACGGTCAACCCCCCACTCTTCACCTTCTCGCCCCTGCACGAGGCCTGCATGGGGGGTAAGGCGAGGGGCTAGCGAGGAGCTTTGCGTGCGGCGAGCTTCCAGTGTGTTTGTGggcctttttgtgtgtgtgtgtgtgtgtgtgtgcgtgtgtgtgtgtgtgtgtgtgtttgtgtgtgcgcgcgtgcatgcgcacacacaaacacacacaaaaagggtTTGTTTGTAGGTCTGTAGGTAACCTGGACTAGgcatgttttcactgtgtgtgagcGGCTGTAGGCATGTGGGCCTGTAGATATGCAGGTAACACGGACTGCATTCGATTGTTGGTAATTCAGACTGTATTAATCGTTTAAAGTTAcctgaaaatgattcatttgcaGGTAACAGACTGTGTGTTAATTTGTATGTAACTTGCACTGCGTGTTAATTTGCAGGTAACTCAGCCTACGCTCTTTCTCAGGTAACTCTGACTGCGTGCGGCTCATGATCGCTAAGGGCGCCCACATGGAGGCGCACGACTGCCACTTCGGGACGCCGCTGCACGTGGCGTGCGCCAGGCAGCACGTGGACTGCGCCAAGGTGCTGCTCAACgcaggtgaggagggggaggcgTGACCATGCCCGCGCATGGGATCTGACCACAGATCCCCCTATAGATGAAGAGTCAGGAGGTCAGACATCCCATTGTGCGTAATGGTAAAACATATGTGCTCGAGGCAGCAAAACTGAAGCGATCTTTTTAGATATGTGATAAAAGCTGCTTTCTTTTAATCAGTGGTTTTGAAACATCGGTTTGTGTGTTTAATTCTGTTCGGTCAGATGGGGCCTTGCAATGCCCATCAGTACAAACATCTGTGTACATCCTGTGCATTCTGTGCATTCTGTTTCCATGGGTTCTATCCCTATGGGCAGGGCTGGCTTCCAGATATGGGTGGGTGTGTTTATCAAGCTTCAGGAAAATGATCTACTGCATGAATTTCTTCTCAGATACATGCCAGCTGAATAAGATACAGCATTCATTCCAAGAAGCAGCACATTTTCTGAGAAAGAGCCCATCTTCTATCTGCAGTATTATCTCAAAGTAGCTGTCAAGTACATCATATTCCTGTTTGCATGGttagaaggttttttttttttaagtacgGTTTGTGAgttggaaaaaataatgtgcCACCACCCAGCCCTGGAAGTAAATTTTTTGACTGATCCCTAAAAGCCAAAGTGACCATATATGCACAGTTTGTGCACCACGCATGTCGTCTACCCAAAGTGTCCAGAGGGGAATAGCTAAGCCACTGCTCTGGAGGAACATCTTGAGAAGTGTGCTAGTCTGCAGCAGGTTGCATTGCATCTCTGTGAGATGGGGCCCGAAAGTCATGCCTGACAGGCatataagaaaaaagaaattttcaTAATGTCTGCCATTTAACTTCTTAACACTTTTCTATTCAATGAATACATACTGCCTGAATGTTTCCCATTTGTTTTAACTACGTAATTACTCTGTCTGCTGTTCTGTGATCAGATAGTGGcctttttggattttgttgatTGAATTCTACAACAGATCAATATGAGATTCTTTCTCTTCTGTACATGAAAATatgtcttccctctctcttgtgTTAATTTTGCAGCCACCACTTACCTGGGGAGAAACTGCAactttttattaatcatttgtaATCCCTAAGGCATGTGACTTCAAGGCCCCCTTGCGCATTTCTGGTTTCTGTGTTTCCCAAACACATGTATCCAGGG
The sequence above is a segment of the Megalops cyprinoides isolate fMegCyp1 chromosome 23, fMegCyp1.pri, whole genome shotgun sequence genome. Coding sequences within it:
- the LOC118770352 gene encoding ankyrin repeat and SOCS box protein 13-like, whose amino-acid sequence is MEITRARPSLFGDIAHGLGFWTDRSEVHEAAAQGRALQLQRLIESGASVNIVAVDSITPLHEACIQGQTQCVRLLLDAGAQVDARNIDGSTPLCDACAAGSLECVKLLLDRGATVNPPLFTFSPLHEACMGGNSDCVRLMIAKGAHMEAHDCHFGTPLHVACARQHVDCAKVLLNAGANVNAAKLHETALHHAAKAKNVDLIEMLIEFGGNVYARDNLGKKPIDYTRPGSPPAICLAFYEGTPLSLQHLSRLALRMALGTRALEAVSKLNLPTRIINYLSYY